One genomic window of Acidovorax radicis includes the following:
- the arsB gene encoding ACR3 family arsenite efflux transporter has translation MTVQCKPAGAPAPAPMSVFERYLTVWVFLCIVVGITLGQFFPSVFQAVGRMEIAKVNLPVGLLIWVMVIPMLVKVDFGALGEVRKHARGIGVTLVVNWLVKPFSMAFLGWLFIRHWFAPYLPADQLDSYIAGLILLAAAPCTAMVFVWSRLTGGDPLFTLSQVALNDSIMVIAFAPLVAFLLGISAITVPWDTLLTSVVLYIVIPVVLAQWLRRSLLAKGQAVFDVVMARMGPWSIAALLATLVLLFAFQGQAILQQPLVIALLAVPILIQVFFNAGLAYWLNRAVGEKHSIACPSALIGASNFFELAVAAAISLFGFHSGAALATVVGVLIEVPVMLLVVHIVNRSKGWYERA, from the coding sequence ATGACGGTGCAGTGCAAACCGGCCGGAGCACCCGCCCCGGCCCCCATGAGCGTGTTTGAGCGCTACCTCACCGTGTGGGTATTCTTGTGCATCGTGGTGGGCATCACGCTGGGGCAGTTCTTCCCCTCGGTGTTCCAGGCTGTGGGCCGCATGGAGATTGCAAAGGTCAACCTGCCCGTGGGCTTGCTGATCTGGGTGATGGTCATCCCCATGCTGGTGAAGGTGGACTTTGGTGCGCTGGGCGAGGTGCGCAAACACGCCCGGGGCATCGGCGTGACGCTGGTGGTGAACTGGCTGGTCAAGCCGTTCTCGATGGCGTTTCTGGGCTGGCTGTTCATCCGCCACTGGTTTGCGCCCTACCTGCCTGCGGACCAACTGGACAGCTACATCGCAGGCCTCATCCTGCTGGCGGCTGCGCCTTGCACAGCCATGGTGTTTGTATGGAGCCGCCTCACCGGCGGTGACCCGTTGTTCACGCTGTCGCAGGTGGCGCTGAACGACAGCATCATGGTGATTGCGTTTGCGCCGCTGGTGGCCTTTTTGCTGGGAATCTCGGCCATCACCGTGCCGTGGGACACCTTGCTCACCTCGGTGGTGCTCTACATCGTGATCCCGGTGGTGCTGGCCCAGTGGCTGCGCCGGTCGCTGCTGGCCAAGGGGCAGGCGGTGTTCGATGTCGTCATGGCGCGCATGGGGCCCTGGTCCATCGCCGCATTGCTGGCCACGCTGGTGCTGCTGTTTGCGTTCCAGGGCCAGGCCATCCTGCAGCAGCCGCTGGTGATTGCGCTGCTGGCCGTGCCCATCCTGATCCAGGTCTTCTTCAACGCGGGGCTGGCCTACTGGCTCAACCGCGCGGTGGGTGAGAAGCACAGCATTGCCTGCCCGTCGGCACTGATCGGTGCCTCCAACTTTTTCGAGCTGGCGGTGGCGGCCGCGATCAGCCTGTTCGGTTTCCACTCCGGCGCCGCGCTGGCCACCGTGGTGGGCGTGCTGATCGAGGTGCCGGTGATGCTGCTGGTGGTGCACATCGTCAACCGCAGCAAGGGCTGGTACGAGCGGGCGTGA
- the modB gene encoding molybdate ABC transporter permease subunit: MPFSSADLAAIGLTLRLAGTTMVLLLVLCTPLAWWLAHTPSRWRGPVSAMVALPLVLPPTVIGFYLLVTLGPNGPMGQFTQWLGLGTLPFTFWGLVVGSLIYSLPFAVQPLQHAFEAIGQRPLEVAATLGAGPLDRFFTVALPLARPGFITAAILSFAHTVGEFGVVLMLGGNIPGVTRVVSVQIYDHVEALEYTQAHWLAGGMVLFSFVVLLGLNLTRRRIPSMVQ, encoded by the coding sequence ATGCCCTTTTCCAGCGCCGATCTGGCGGCCATCGGCCTCACGCTGCGACTGGCGGGCACCACCATGGTGCTACTGCTGGTGCTGTGCACGCCACTGGCCTGGTGGCTGGCGCACACGCCGTCGCGCTGGCGTGGCCCGGTGTCGGCCATGGTGGCGCTGCCGCTGGTGCTGCCGCCCACGGTGATCGGGTTCTATCTGCTTGTCACGCTGGGCCCCAACGGGCCCATGGGGCAGTTCACGCAGTGGCTGGGGCTGGGCACCCTGCCCTTCACCTTCTGGGGCCTGGTGGTGGGCTCGCTCATCTACTCGCTGCCTTTTGCCGTGCAGCCGCTGCAGCATGCGTTTGAAGCCATAGGCCAGCGCCCGCTGGAAGTGGCGGCCACGCTGGGCGCAGGCCCGCTGGACCGCTTCTTTACGGTGGCGCTGCCGCTGGCGCGCCCCGGGTTTATCACGGCCGCGATCCTGAGCTTTGCGCACACCGTGGGCGAGTTTGGTGTGGTGCTCATGCTGGGCGGCAACATCCCGGGCGTGACGCGCGTGGTGTCAGTGCAAATCTATGACCATGTCGAGGCGCTTGAATACACCCAGGCCCATTGGCTGGCCGGGGGCATGGTGCTGTTTTCGTTTGTGGTGCTGCTGGGGCTGAACCTCACGCGCCGCCGGATTCCCTCCATGGTGCAGTGA
- a CDS encoding ArsR/SmtB family transcription factor, translating into MQENDVVRALAALAQEVRLRVFRALVVAGPAGLTPGDLSAQLDVAANTLSFHLKELSHAGLISQERQGRNLVYRAAFDTMNALLAYLTENCCEGQACAPADAAASCHC; encoded by the coding sequence ATGCAAGAAAACGACGTTGTCCGTGCCCTCGCTGCCCTGGCCCAGGAGGTTCGCCTGCGGGTCTTTCGCGCCCTGGTGGTGGCAGGCCCTGCGGGGCTGACCCCTGGCGACCTGTCCGCCCAGTTGGATGTGGCCGCCAATACCCTGTCCTTTCACCTCAAGGAGCTTTCGCATGCCGGGCTCATCAGCCAGGAGCGGCAGGGCCGCAACCTGGTCTACCGCGCCGCGTTCGACACCATGAATGCGCTCTTGGCCTACCTCACCGAAAACTGCTGCGAAGGCCAGGCCTGCGCCCCTGCCGACGCTGCAGCGTCCTGCCACTGCTGA
- the modA gene encoding molybdate ABC transporter substrate-binding protein, protein MFKALAVVGFAFATLQAAHADQVSVAVAANFTAPMQKIAAAFEADTGHKAALAFGATGKFYAQITNGAPFQILLAADDTTPAKLEREGKAVAHSRFTYAVGTLVLWSAQPGYVDAQGAVLKTGDFKHLAIANPKLAPYGLAATQVMDKLGVTAALTPRLVQGENIAQTYQFIATGNASLGFVALSQVMADGKITSGSAWQVPTNLYEPIRQDAILLEPGKDSAAAAALLKYLRGDKARAIIQSYGYSF, encoded by the coding sequence ATGTTTAAAGCCCTCGCCGTTGTGGGTTTCGCCTTTGCCACACTCCAGGCAGCCCACGCCGATCAGGTGTCGGTGGCGGTGGCCGCTAACTTCACGGCGCCCATGCAGAAAATTGCGGCTGCGTTTGAAGCCGACACGGGCCACAAGGCAGCGCTGGCCTTTGGCGCCACTGGCAAGTTCTACGCGCAGATCACCAACGGCGCACCGTTCCAGATCCTGCTGGCGGCCGATGACACCACCCCCGCCAAGCTGGAGCGCGAAGGCAAGGCGGTAGCCCACTCCCGCTTCACCTATGCCGTTGGCACGCTCGTGCTGTGGAGCGCGCAACCCGGTTATGTCGACGCACAAGGCGCCGTGCTCAAGACCGGCGACTTCAAGCATCTGGCCATCGCCAACCCAAAGCTGGCACCTTATGGTCTGGCGGCCACGCAGGTCATGGACAAACTCGGCGTGACGGCTGCGCTGACGCCGCGCCTGGTGCAGGGCGAAAACATCGCACAGACCTATCAGTTCATCGCCACCGGCAACGCCTCGCTGGGTTTTGTGGCGCTTTCGCAAGTCATGGCAGACGGCAAGATCACCAGCGGATCGGCCTGGCAAGTGCCCACCAACCTGTATGAACCCATCCGCCAGGACGCAATACTGCTCGAACCCGGCAAAGACAGTGCAGCCGCTGCGGCGCTGCTGAAATACCTGCGCGGCGACAAGGCACGCGCCATCATCCAGTCGTACGGCTATAGTTTCTGA
- a CDS encoding helix-turn-helix domain-containing protein: MSSCVPSTPASRHALIAQARHALLSDGAVSAHAGIEPWIAQSWQRCLARGLAPTEHVVFDAVSAPALRRSLEQNRPLLQAARPVLEQLTRAVAGMRYFAMLTDAQGVVVNVLGHCDHSDPRAAAIGRAGIDLSEARVGTTAIGAALTELQPVWLHRGEHFFDGNSSYSCAGAPLFDPQGRCVGMLDLTGVDVPERPELRHLVTRSARAMEDALLLQQPYALLLRLNWPGGMLGSEGDGLLTLDADGFVLGCNSMARQLVPQPLRLPNARTHCGDLLALPCACLFDAARQHRTQPVDLPLWSGLRLQALALLPDRALSLCNPPRPTTLAPRLAPAVAAATSAPLRETETAMIRQAVQHARGNVAEAARALGISRATVYRKLGAPKAATAREMPTTTEMRNSPAMPKA; encoded by the coding sequence ATGTCGTCCTGCGTGCCCTCTACACCCGCCAGCCGCCATGCGCTCATCGCGCAGGCCCGCCACGCGCTGCTGAGCGATGGCGCTGTCTCCGCACATGCCGGGATCGAACCCTGGATTGCGCAGTCCTGGCAACGCTGCCTGGCGCGTGGGCTGGCGCCCACGGAGCATGTCGTTTTTGACGCGGTGAGCGCGCCCGCGCTGCGCCGCAGCCTGGAGCAAAACCGCCCTCTTCTGCAAGCCGCCCGGCCGGTGCTGGAGCAGCTCACGCGGGCCGTGGCTGGCATGCGCTACTTCGCGATGCTGACAGACGCACAGGGGGTGGTTGTGAATGTCTTGGGTCATTGCGACCACAGCGACCCGCGCGCCGCGGCCATCGGCCGGGCAGGCATCGACCTCTCCGAAGCCCGTGTGGGGACCACCGCCATCGGCGCAGCACTGACCGAATTGCAACCAGTGTGGCTGCACCGGGGAGAACACTTTTTTGACGGCAACAGCAGCTACAGCTGCGCGGGCGCGCCGCTGTTCGATCCGCAGGGCCGCTGCGTCGGCATGCTGGACCTCACGGGCGTGGACGTGCCCGAGCGCCCCGAACTGCGCCACCTGGTGACCCGGTCCGCCCGCGCCATGGAAGACGCCCTGCTGCTGCAGCAGCCATACGCGCTGCTGCTGCGCCTGAACTGGCCCGGCGGCATGCTGGGCAGCGAGGGCGACGGGCTGCTGACCCTGGACGCCGATGGCTTTGTGCTGGGCTGCAACAGCATGGCCCGCCAACTGGTGCCCCAGCCCCTTCGCTTGCCAAACGCCCGCACCCACTGCGGCGACCTGCTGGCGCTGCCCTGCGCCTGCCTGTTCGACGCCGCCCGCCAGCACCGCACGCAGCCCGTCGATTTGCCGCTGTGGTCGGGTCTGCGCCTGCAGGCACTGGCGCTGCTGCCCGACCGGGCCCTCAGCCTGTGCAACCCGCCCCGGCCCACCACCTTGGCGCCGCGGCTTGCCCCGGCTGTTGCAGCGGCAACCTCCGCCCCCCTGCGCGAAACAGAAACCGCCATGATTCGCCAGGCGGTGCAACACGCCCGAGGCAACGTGGCCGAAGCCGCGCGGGCACTGGGCATCAGCCGCGCCACGGTGTACCGTAAGCTCGGCGCGCCCAAAGCGGCGACAGCACGCGAGATGCCAACGACCACCGAGATGCGCAATTCGCCAGCGATGCCAAAGGCATGA
- a CDS encoding flavodoxin family protein, whose translation MQHIAIVYHSAHGHTAHIAHHVLDGARAVPGVLAELVRAEDLAQAPDRLLRYDGVILGSPTYLGGVSGPFKTFMDATGRLWKTQQLKNKLAAGFTVSSLPAGDKQSTLMSMWVFAMQHGMVWVGNPILPEQHAGVPNDEAANRLGSWAGLMAQAGHGAAADAFVPGDTKTARMFGQHFAETLQRLGGVGARQPGEEVAA comes from the coding sequence ATGCAACACATTGCCATCGTCTATCACAGCGCCCACGGCCACACCGCACACATCGCCCACCACGTGCTAGACGGCGCACGCGCCGTGCCGGGCGTCCTCGCTGAACTGGTCCGGGCCGAAGACCTGGCGCAGGCGCCCGACCGCCTGCTGCGCTACGACGGCGTCATCCTGGGCTCGCCCACCTACCTGGGTGGGGTGTCCGGGCCGTTCAAGACCTTCATGGATGCCACCGGCCGTCTCTGGAAAACGCAGCAGCTCAAGAACAAGCTTGCGGCGGGCTTTACCGTGTCGTCGCTGCCTGCGGGCGACAAGCAGTCCACGCTGATGTCGATGTGGGTGTTTGCCATGCAGCACGGCATGGTGTGGGTGGGCAACCCCATCCTTCCCGAGCAGCATGCCGGGGTGCCGAACGACGAAGCGGCCAACCGCCTCGGCTCCTGGGCGGGCCTGATGGCGCAGGCGGGCCATGGAGCGGCAGCCGATGCGTTTGTGCCCGGCGACACCAAGACCGCCCGCATGTTCGGCCAGCATTTCGCCGAGACACTGCAGCGCCTGGGCGGTGTGGGCGCACGCCAGCCTGGCGAAGAGGTTGCGGCATGA
- a CDS encoding helix-turn-helix domain-containing protein: MDIAEVAKRSGLRASTLRYYEEKGLIQSVGQPGERRRFAPGVMDQLALIALGQSAGFSLDDIRSMFLPSGEPNIDRQLLSAKADELDTMVKRLKAMSNGLRHAAACPAKSHAQCPSFQRLLTAAATGALERQKKRAKPVTGLRRKAA, translated from the coding sequence ATGGACATTGCCGAAGTCGCCAAACGCTCCGGGCTGCGGGCGTCCACGCTGCGGTATTACGAAGAGAAGGGGTTGATCCAGTCGGTGGGACAACCGGGCGAGCGCCGCCGGTTTGCGCCCGGCGTGATGGACCAGCTGGCGCTGATCGCGCTGGGGCAATCGGCGGGGTTCTCGCTGGACGACATCCGGTCGATGTTCTTGCCCAGTGGCGAGCCCAACATCGACCGCCAGTTGCTGTCGGCCAAGGCCGACGAACTCGACACCATGGTCAAACGCCTCAAGGCCATGAGCAACGGCCTGCGGCACGCAGCGGCTTGCCCTGCCAAGAGCCACGCGCAATGCCCCTCGTTCCAGCGGCTGCTGACGGCTGCAGCTACCGGCGCGCTGGAGCGCCAGAAAAAGCGCGCGAAGCCTGTCACGGGGCTGCGCCGCAAGGCAGCATGA
- a CDS encoding arsenate reductase ArsC, translating to MTALNVLFLCTHNSARSILAEALLNDMAPSRFKAYSAGSSPRDNQQPNPLGLEALQAAGISTEGLRSKNWDEFAAPGAPAMDLIITVCDNAAGEVCPIWPGHPATAHWGYADPSEGDGSDDEKREAFRKTLHAIHQRLELLINLPADKLDKTLLQHTARELSREAVTP from the coding sequence ATGACTGCGCTGAACGTTCTTTTTCTCTGCACCCACAACTCGGCCCGCAGCATCCTGGCCGAGGCCTTGCTCAACGACATGGCGCCAAGCCGTTTCAAAGCGTACTCGGCGGGCAGCAGCCCGCGCGACAACCAGCAGCCCAACCCGCTGGGCCTGGAGGCTCTGCAGGCCGCCGGCATCTCGACCGAAGGCCTGCGCAGCAAAAATTGGGACGAGTTCGCCGCCCCCGGCGCCCCTGCGATGGACCTCATCATCACCGTCTGCGACAACGCGGCGGGCGAGGTCTGCCCCATCTGGCCCGGCCACCCGGCTACCGCGCACTGGGGCTATGCCGACCCGTCCGAAGGGGATGGCTCGGACGATGAAAAGCGCGAGGCTTTCCGCAAGACACTGCATGCCATCCACCAGCGGCTGGAGCTGCTGATCAACCTGCCCGCAGACAAGCTTGACAAGACCTTGCTGCAACACACGGCCCGCGAGCTGTCGCGCGAAGCCGTCACGCCATGA
- a CDS encoding ArsI/CadI family heavy metal resistance metalloenzyme codes for MKRFHAHVHVDDLAQSIAFYSKLFAVAPTRVEADYAKWMLEDPRINFAISTRGAQPGLDHFGMQTDDAAELAELKARAEAADMALLDEGNTTCCYARSEKHWVTDPQGIAWEHFHTLGDIPVFNEAKQSSAAGACCTPAAAPTSAPAAAATPQAACCGPAMSSTNKATCC; via the coding sequence ATGAAACGCTTTCACGCCCATGTGCATGTTGATGACCTGGCCCAGAGCATCGCTTTTTATTCCAAGCTGTTTGCGGTCGCCCCCACGCGTGTGGAGGCCGACTACGCCAAGTGGATGCTGGAAGACCCGCGCATCAACTTCGCCATCTCCACGCGCGGCGCCCAGCCGGGGCTGGACCACTTTGGCATGCAGACCGACGACGCAGCCGAGCTGGCCGAACTGAAGGCGCGCGCCGAGGCCGCCGACATGGCCCTGCTCGATGAAGGCAACACCACCTGCTGCTATGCCCGCAGCGAAAAACACTGGGTGACCGACCCGCAAGGCATTGCGTGGGAGCACTTTCACACCCTGGGTGACATCCCCGTTTTCAACGAAGCTAAGCAGTCCTCCGCAGCGGGCGCCTGCTGCACGCCTGCAGCGGCGCCGACGTCTGCCCCGGCGGCAGCGGCGACTCCACAGGCAGCATGCTGCGGCCCCGCTATGTCTTCCACCAACAAAGCCACCTGCTGCTGA
- a CDS encoding DUF2938 domain-containing protein — MLIGIGATAVMDAWLLLLKSLGVPTLNFAFIGRWVGHLLRGQIAHAAIAKAAPIRGELAWGWLTHYAVGVAFAVLLLSLQGTAWVHSPTLWPALTVGMGTVAAPLLVMQPSMGSGFAASRTPTPLKNCLRSLANHTVFGLGLYLSALVIALISR; from the coding sequence ATGCTCATCGGCATCGGCGCCACCGCCGTCATGGATGCCTGGCTGTTGCTGCTCAAAAGTTTGGGCGTGCCCACGCTCAACTTCGCCTTCATTGGCCGCTGGGTGGGCCACCTGCTGCGCGGCCAGATCGCCCACGCCGCCATCGCCAAGGCCGCTCCGATCCGCGGCGAGCTGGCCTGGGGCTGGCTCACACACTACGCCGTGGGCGTGGCCTTTGCGGTGCTGCTGCTGTCCCTGCAGGGCACCGCCTGGGTCCACAGCCCCACCCTGTGGCCCGCGCTGACCGTGGGCATGGGCACCGTGGCGGCGCCGCTCTTGGTAATGCAGCCCTCCATGGGCTCGGGCTTTGCGGCCTCGCGCACGCCCACCCCGCTCAAAAACTGCCTGCGCAGCCTGGCCAACCACACCGTATTTGGCCTGGGCCTGTATCTCTCCGCGCTGGTCATCGCACTGATTTCACGCTGA
- a CDS encoding TOBE domain-containing protein, whose amino-acid sequence MPVSLSLSDALGHALTDKRIDILRQIGACGSISQAARAVGVSYKAAWQALDTLTNLAGTPLVARAVGGAGGGGAQLTDAGRELLAAADAMAQARGAVLSRWQATPHAGPALARLAVRTSMRNQMPAVVQRLEVLGQIVRVHLQIGPNQAPLLADAPPTFASRITRESAELLGLQPGLAVQVLCKATAVRVERAGEPPVSSASAVAVLAQAGHGTCRLPAKAVRVVRGESGDEVSAQLAAGLSMVGFASPGSGLRAGSRVDLVLEENAVVLALTDI is encoded by the coding sequence ATGCCTGTTTCTCTCTCCCTCTCGGATGCGCTTGGCCATGCCCTGACCGACAAGCGCATCGACATCCTGCGCCAGATCGGTGCCTGTGGCTCTATCTCGCAGGCTGCGCGTGCCGTGGGCGTGAGCTACAAGGCGGCATGGCAGGCGCTGGACACGCTCACCAATCTGGCGGGAACTCCCCTGGTGGCCCGTGCCGTTGGCGGCGCGGGCGGCGGTGGTGCGCAGCTGACCGATGCGGGGCGCGAGCTGCTGGCGGCGGCCGATGCCATGGCCCAGGCGCGTGGCGCCGTGCTGTCGCGCTGGCAGGCCACGCCGCATGCCGGGCCCGCGCTGGCCAGGCTGGCGGTGCGCACCAGCATGCGCAACCAGATGCCTGCCGTGGTGCAGCGACTCGAGGTGTTGGGCCAGATCGTGCGGGTGCATCTTCAGATCGGCCCGAACCAGGCCCCCCTGCTTGCCGACGCGCCGCCCACCTTTGCGTCACGCATCACGCGCGAGAGTGCGGAGTTGCTGGGTCTGCAGCCGGGGCTGGCCGTGCAGGTGCTGTGCAAGGCGACTGCCGTGCGTGTGGAGCGCGCTGGTGAGCCCCCAGTGTCCTCAGCGTCAGCTGTGGCTGTATTGGCACAGGCTGGGCATGGCACCTGCCGCCTGCCAGCGAAGGCCGTGCGCGTGGTGCGGGGCGAGTCGGGCGATGAGGTGTCAGCCCAACTGGCGGCGGGGCTGTCCATGGTGGGCTTTGCCTCGCCGGGCAGCGGCCTCAGAGCGGGCAGCAGGGTGGACCTGGTGCTGGAAGAAAACGCCGTGGTGCTGGCGCTGACAGACATCTGA
- a CDS encoding DUF2798 domain-containing protein: MIPARYGPVLFSLILSGVMSLLVSGISTFRALQPQQDWVSLWAGAWLTGWLFAFPAVMLAAPLARKVVALLTTTTKG; this comes from the coding sequence ATGATCCCCGCCCGCTATGGCCCGGTACTATTCAGCCTGATCCTGTCCGGGGTGATGTCGCTGCTGGTGTCGGGCATCTCCACCTTTCGCGCCCTGCAGCCCCAGCAGGATTGGGTGAGCCTCTGGGCGGGCGCATGGCTCACCGGGTGGCTGTTCGCCTTTCCGGCGGTGATGCTGGCGGCCCCTCTGGCCCGCAAGGTGGTGGCGCTGCTCACCACCACCACCAAGGGTTGA